CAACGCAGAGAAGCGAAAGGTaatgaagaaataaaaagaccaaaagaaaagaaaagattttcattacaagtttttttttctttttgtaatttgattaatttttggAATCAGGAAAGCACAAAGGAAGCAGAAATTGTATCAGTAGGAAAGAGATTAGGACAAGGACAAGGACAAGTGTATGAATTTGAGTATAAAATTGACAGCACGAGAGGAGGGATCAAACGGGTTTTCTCAGCTGCGTTTGTGAGCTCTGAGAAGCTTTATATACTGAACGTTGTTCATTCAGACAGTCCAGAGAATCCACTGGATTCAAGCACGAGAGTGTTGTTGGAACAAGTTCTTCACTCCTTTGATGCTCTGCCTCTCACATAAACTCGCCATCCAAATAATAGTATCTTTCTTGCAAGGCTCATTTGGTATTTCTGGGCTTATTCTTGAGAGCAATCTATTAAAGCCCAACAAGTTTCAGGTTTCTTTTATTACGAATAATGTGACGGGACTAGTCGaacactttttttttagttgaacacttatttctttctcatctttatGTAATGTATTTGATTGAGAGCAACAATTAAAATGTCAGTTCCATAAAACTATATGGATGTACAAAGAacagaatataaaaaatagcgATGAAATATCTGACGATCTAACAAATAATTTAGGGACACttccaaaaacaaattataaattcgATTCAACCCCAAAATCAACTTTTTGTCATTACTATTCACTTTTGAAAGTTCTAACTCCTccttatatttttgaattatttacaaaagagccattattaatttattttttaattatttcgaaaatattaaaatcccTATTACACCCTaaacatttctttttatttacaactaTGCAATTATTATCAATTTTTCAACCACTATTAATAACCATTTTTTACCTCTTAAAACCTCTAGAATTCAATTTTCAACCACTTTTGTGTtattaaacaaacaaatcttCATTTCCTCTCCATTTTCATCTAAAAAACTTCTATAATTGTCATTTTCATAAGCACAATTTCATGTTTTCGAGTGTATTCTGTTGTGATTTCTCAAAGTTGCTTCTTTTTCTCACATTTGGAACTTGGACGGTGGAAATGGTGGAAACAAGCTTAACACCAGAAAAAGTAACTATTTACATGGTTTTGGTAATTTTTCAGATTTGTGCTGCGATAGTAGATTGTTTTGTATGTCTACGCCTAACTGTAGATTTACGATGCGGCTACAAATCAACgcacatgttagttttgcaattgaccaaaatatttttttgtaaagaagACTTTCCTAGAAGTCTACATCTTTacttttgaaaacaaaaacaaaaaagtaaatagACTTACTAAGAAATCTACGAAAAAGaagttagttttgcatttgaccgaacttttaacttttaaaagtaGACTTCATCAACAGTCTACAGAATGTAGACTGCTTAGGAAGTTTACAAAAGGTTAGTATTGCATTTGACTCAAACTTTAACTACCTTGAATAGGTTACtttgtatttgactaaaatgttaaaaagttgacaaaaaaacgaAGTGTAGACGTCCTATATAGTCTACTAATTGCAGGTAATGTGTCTTAACTTCCAGTCATCGTTGACCTGAGAGGATCTAATACTGAAACCACGGCTTCGGATGTCCATGACACCAACCCCAGCAGCAACCTTATAAACTCATTTGCTGAAGATAGACGACAGCGGAGCAGTCTCTCCGCGAGACAAGAAGCtcgaactagagagagagaaaaaagattATAGGTGGATCTCACAATTATGCCAACGTGGGAGTCTAAGGAGAGAGAAACTCCCCTATTATTGTATAAATTAATcatgtttacttttattatttcGGGTAATTCTGGTATTTTTAAATTCGAATATTCTGATTCTTTTACTAAGTTTTTAagttatgaatatatatttagttatgttatatgtatatataattaatatttttatatatttgggtACCTGTTCGGTTCTCAGTTCGGTTTCGATTTGATTCGGTTATCTCGGACATAAAAAATAGGAACTATTTGGATATTTGAGAGTTTTCATTCtgttttggttcgggtttttcgaTTTGGTCCTGATTTGGTCCTTTGGTTCTGATTTTTTTGCTCAGGCCTAAACAGTAGCTAAGGAGAGGACACTAATTTCCTACGGAGATGATAGTGTTATTAATAATGGTATTGTTTACCCTAAATATTTCACCAATTAGACAAACAGAGAAAAACTCTTAAATTTTCCaactgaaaataataaatcCTTTACGTTTTGCTTTTGACAGATCCTGATGTCATCATATTCAATAAAAAGAATAGATATCGTATATGCATATAAATGTCGATAAGCTCTATCAAATTATACTATGTACTATCGTATCTTCGATTAGGTAGaacatagtttttctttttgaaaaagatgAATGTATAAAAGATGTTCATAAAGACCACTAAAGAAAACCGTTTCCGGTTGACTCTGTTTGAAATCAGTTACAAGACGGTAAGTTGTACTGCTATAGAACATTTTACACTCAAAACGTTTTTTGGATTGTTCGGAGGTTTTACACCGATATACGTAATCctataaaacttaaattttaaaacgtTTGAAGTAACAtatctattttcttaataaacttaatCATCAACTACATAATCAATACAATACTAAAAGACTAATATAAGCCATGGAGAAGCTGTCCACGTCAGCAGATTAAATCGGCCAATAGGAAAAGAGTTTTCGTCCACATCAGATCCGTCATTTAACTCTGCTGGGCTTCAATCATAATTCATGTCTGGACTTTGTCAAACATAGCCCGTACAAGCCCGTGAACCCATCTCACTGCTTATGTCACTTTCCCTTTTCCGCGAAGAAACAAATCCTAATTTGCAAAGTCTGTCGATtggtttcttcttcatcttcttctttcctcCGTTTACGAATCTGTTCCAGGAGCAATCAATTCCTTCCCCACTCCTCTTCTTTTTAATCCCTCTTTAATCCCATTAATGGGTACTTTTGGCTTTCTCCCTCTAGACTGGCTTCATGCTCAGGATGATGTTCTTCCTCGCAGTTTCTTCTCCCCTCGCAGCGACACTGGCCGTCCAGAGCTTCTCAAGGACTTGGCTAGCGAGAGTGTGAATGGATCATCATCTGATCGTAATCCTGTCAGTGTTGCTGGACTTGGGTCTGCTTTAATattcacagtttttttttctttttttctagaaccaaaaattatatgaaagtttgttttttatgttttttttctaagtCACTTTGATCTGTTTTCTTGAAAAGGTTTAAGTCTTTGAACTCTCCTCTGATTCGTGCCTATGGTGGACTTCGGTTTGATCCCAACGGAGAAGTTGGTGTTGAGTGGGAACAGTTTGGCGCCTTTTACTCTAAAGTGCCACAGGTCTGAGAGTTTTCGTTTCGTTTTCAAGAAAGTTTTGTAACTATTATGACTGCGTTTGATTGGTTCATTCATAGGTGGAGTTTGTTGAGTTTGGGTGAAACTCAAAGCTGGCTGCAACTGTTGCTTGGGAGGATGAGCTCTCATGGACGCTGCAAAACGCCATTGAATCACTTGAGGAGACTATGCTTCAGGTTTCTTCTGTAATAGTGAGATTAAGGAGAGAATCACTAGGAGTTTCTGTTGTTAGCAAGAACCATGTTCCTAATGAAGGAGACTATCACCCTTCTGTAGATACTGCTCTGGAGATTATTAAAGCAGAAGATTCACCACTAAGCAAGGTAACTTAATTAATACACCATGTCTTCTTTCTTTCATGAACCTGATGGTTTTGGTTTCTGGGAATCAGGTTGTGCTTGCACGCAGCAGCAGAATCATTACGGAACGTTACTTATTCTAGCTACGAGAGAGGCTAATAAATTCAGAAAATTGACGAATCAAAAGCCCTATGTCGGAGGGAAAGTGAATGTTAGTCTTCTCCCTTTTTAATATTGATCTTTGGTTTAAGTTTTCATCTTTGTTGGTTTCAAAAGATATAAATGAATTTGTTTtaattactgtttttttttcttttgttttgttctgtgTGTGTGGCTAAAGCTATTGACTGAGTCTGAGTTTAACCCTGAAACGACTGTAGGGAAAAAAGAAAGTGACAGAGGACAATGAAATAGCCTGGATACAGTCTCAAGCAGTGGTTCTCGACCTAAAGGTTCAGAATGCAGAGCAGGAGTTACTGGCAACTGCGGCTGCACCATGGTAATATTTTAAGCAAATCCATATATTCTAAGTTCACTAACTAATCTTGTGTTGTTGGCTTGTGGGTTTCATAGTATAAAGTGAAAGACGATTGCTTTATGTCTGGGCTAACTAGATTAGTTAGTGAACTTGCTTTCTCCGTTGTATTTGAAACTTTCTAAAG
This genomic stretch from Raphanus sativus cultivar WK10039 chromosome 3, ASM80110v3, whole genome shotgun sequence harbors:
- the LOC130510210 gene encoding isochorismate synthase 2, chloroplastic-like, with amino-acid sequence MGTFGFLPLDWLHAQDDVLPRSFFSPRSDTGRPELLKDLASESVNGSSSDRNPVSVAGLGFKSLNSPLIRAYGGLRFDPNGEVGVEWEQFGAFYSKVPQVEFVEFG